In Opitutaceae bacterium TAV5, one genomic interval encodes:
- a CDS encoding phosphomannose isomerase, which produces MITSAHSSFRHRVLRLSPNRVWRTYQGGRQLDALAQHDDKAAAPPADGHFPEDWIASLTNARNSGREHLADEGLSRVGDADDTTTTVPLKNLVAADPGYFLGEAHIARFGADPRLLVKFLDPAIRLHFQVHPSADFARRFLDSPSGKTEAYHVLGIRPGCDGRIWLGFRNPPPTRDALRRMIEAQDIAAMKTCFNTLDARPGDTFIVPGGTPHALGAGLFVVEAQEPSDLVVRFEFQRGGLVLPESARFMGRGLDFCLDVFDLAPHADAGDGTARFRCQPRRLREWNGGASWRDELIGPDRTPCFRMTKLHLAGGAPVTLDDAEWIIAIVTAGACEVRTAGDPTTALSPQRFGPYEKFLIPAGLGPVTVIPQPHAEILECRPPAG; this is translated from the coding sequence ATGATCACCTCCGCCCATTCTTCGTTTCGCCACCGTGTCCTCCGCCTCTCCCCCAACCGCGTGTGGCGGACCTATCAGGGCGGGCGACAGCTCGACGCGCTCGCACAACACGACGACAAGGCCGCCGCCCCGCCCGCCGACGGCCATTTTCCCGAAGACTGGATCGCCTCGCTCACCAACGCCCGCAACTCCGGCCGTGAACACCTCGCCGACGAAGGCCTTTCGCGCGTGGGAGACGCGGACGACACGACAACCACCGTTCCGTTAAAAAACCTCGTCGCCGCCGATCCCGGCTATTTTCTCGGCGAGGCGCACATCGCCCGCTTCGGCGCCGATCCGCGCCTGCTCGTCAAGTTTCTCGATCCGGCCATCCGCCTGCATTTTCAGGTCCATCCCTCCGCGGATTTCGCGCGCCGGTTTCTCGATTCGCCCTCCGGCAAGACCGAGGCCTACCATGTGCTCGGCATCCGCCCCGGCTGCGATGGCCGCATCTGGCTCGGTTTCCGCAACCCGCCGCCGACGCGCGACGCACTTCGCCGCATGATCGAGGCGCAGGATATCGCCGCGATGAAAACCTGCTTCAACACCCTCGACGCCCGTCCCGGCGACACCTTCATCGTGCCCGGCGGCACGCCGCATGCGCTCGGCGCGGGGCTGTTCGTGGTCGAGGCGCAGGAACCGAGCGATCTTGTGGTGCGTTTCGAATTCCAGCGCGGCGGCCTCGTCCTGCCCGAGTCCGCCCGCTTCATGGGACGTGGCCTCGACTTCTGCCTCGATGTCTTTGATCTCGCGCCGCACGCCGATGCGGGCGACGGCACCGCCCGCTTCCGTTGCCAGCCGCGCCGCCTGCGTGAATGGAATGGCGGCGCCTCGTGGCGCGACGAACTGATCGGGCCCGACCGCACCCCCTGTTTCCGCATGACCAAACTCCATCTTGCCGGCGGCGCTCCCGTCACGCTCGACGATGCCGAATGGATCATCGCCATCGTCACCGCCGGCGCTTGCGAGGTGCGGACCGCCGGCGACCCGACAACCGCCCTCTCGCCGCAACGTTTTGGCCCGTACGAAAAATTCCTCATCCCTGCCGGTCTCGGCCCCGTTACCGTCATACCGCAACCGCACGCCGAAATCCTCGAATGCCGCCCGCCGGCCGGATAG
- a CDS encoding invasion protein — protein MTEPARKIPVSHEADVCVLGGSCTGLFAAVRAARLGARVVIVEKENCFGGVATTALVNVWHSFWDTVGQRQIIAGLTQEVVDRLDRRGALHRRAVTDPSVGFAFNSEELKIELDELAREARLTVLFHTQFVAPWVTDGRLAAVLVENKSGRSAIRASLFIDATGDGDLAARLGCPVRTSAMPQPATACVRFSGWETLRTGEAGGMKVNVGAILQEHGAACGVPAGFVWGSDVPGAATHMLAGTRIGGIDPTNADDLTRAEMEGRRQIRIIHDLLRQAAPGARLAIEALPARLGLRESRHVCCAYSLSGDDVLHGRSFDDTIAQGSYRVDIHHHDKPGITLRYLDGTETYNVPGRPQERGRWRPESAAGESPTFYRIPWRSLLPQGGYDNLVVAGRMLDADPVAYGAVRVMVNLNQTGEAAGVAAALALEAGTGFPQVEAARLRAGLRKGGSALE, from the coding sequence ATTACCGAGCCAGCCCGGAAAATTCCCGTCAGTCACGAAGCCGATGTGTGTGTGCTGGGCGGCTCCTGCACCGGATTGTTCGCCGCCGTGCGCGCGGCGCGGCTGGGCGCGCGGGTGGTCATTGTCGAAAAGGAAAACTGTTTCGGCGGAGTCGCCACCACGGCGCTCGTCAATGTGTGGCATTCGTTTTGGGACACGGTCGGGCAGCGTCAGATTATCGCCGGGCTCACGCAGGAAGTGGTGGACCGGCTCGACCGGCGCGGGGCGCTGCACCGGCGCGCCGTTACCGATCCGTCGGTCGGGTTCGCCTTCAATTCCGAAGAACTCAAAATCGAGCTCGACGAACTGGCGCGCGAGGCGCGGTTGACGGTGTTGTTTCACACACAATTCGTGGCTCCCTGGGTGACGGACGGGCGATTGGCGGCGGTGTTGGTGGAAAACAAGTCGGGCCGCTCCGCGATCCGGGCTTCCCTCTTCATCGATGCCACCGGTGACGGCGATCTGGCCGCGCGGCTGGGTTGTCCGGTGCGCACGTCGGCGATGCCGCAGCCGGCGACGGCGTGCGTGCGGTTCAGCGGCTGGGAAACCCTGCGCACGGGGGAGGCGGGCGGCATGAAGGTGAATGTGGGCGCGATCCTGCAAGAGCATGGCGCGGCCTGCGGAGTGCCTGCGGGTTTCGTCTGGGGCAGCGATGTGCCGGGCGCGGCCACGCATATGCTGGCGGGGACGCGCATTGGCGGCATCGACCCGACCAATGCCGACGATCTCACGCGCGCGGAGATGGAGGGACGCCGCCAGATCCGGATCATCCATGACCTGTTGCGGCAGGCGGCGCCGGGCGCGCGGCTGGCGATCGAGGCGCTGCCGGCGAGACTGGGGTTGCGGGAGTCGCGCCACGTTTGTTGCGCGTATTCACTTTCCGGTGACGATGTCCTGCATGGACGGTCTTTCGACGATACGATCGCGCAGGGGAGCTACCGGGTGGACATTCATCATCACGACAAGCCGGGGATCACCCTCCGTTATCTGGACGGCACGGAAACGTACAACGTGCCGGGGCGTCCGCAGGAGCGCGGGCGATGGCGTCCCGAGTCGGCGGCGGGAGAAAGCCCGACTTTTTACCGGATTCCGTGGCGTTCGTTGCTGCCGCAGGGCGGGTACGACAACCTCGTGGTGGCGGGCCGGATGCTCGACGCCGATCCGGTGGCTTACGGTGCGGTGCGCGTCATGGTGAACCTCAACCAGACCGGCGAAGCGGCCGGCGTCGCGGCCGCGCTGGCATTGGAGGCGGGAACGGGTTTCCCGCAGGTCGAGGCGGCGCGGCTGCGAGCCGGGCTGCGCAAGGGCGGTTCGGCGCTGGAGTGA
- a CDS encoding AraC family transcriptional regulator: MNISRKPTILSPAPAPPASDGQPPDPILACGALLLRAPLRVTHAARKHFPAGWHTEDSVVVTHRLILIREGQPDYLVEGRRTRLRAGTALLVPAWCRREWTVSARGAGCTLLWCEFSSEPASLPPRPFFRTLTPGEQRIETAALNRIVADRNPSPPAAAARLRSEGELKASLARFFAGAETVPESAGVPPATSRRHPEIAAAVAWLETRFTQPDALDRFYARRLALSPNHFRLLFRAQTGGTVQQMLARLRLRKARYLVHETNLSMKEIAAASGFDDPLYFSQCYRRFWGTPPSADRLTTGMA, encoded by the coding sequence ATGAATATATCGAGAAAACCAACGATTTTGTCTCCCGCCCCGGCTCCACCCGCCTCCGACGGACAGCCTCCCGACCCCATCCTGGCCTGCGGGGCACTGTTGCTGCGTGCCCCTCTGCGGGTGACACATGCTGCCCGCAAGCACTTCCCGGCAGGCTGGCACACCGAAGACTCCGTGGTCGTCACCCACCGGCTCATTCTCATCCGGGAAGGACAACCCGACTACCTGGTCGAGGGCCGCCGGACGCGGCTCCGTGCAGGCACGGCATTGCTCGTGCCCGCCTGGTGCCGCCGCGAGTGGACCGTTTCCGCACGCGGCGCCGGCTGCACGCTGCTCTGGTGCGAATTCTCCTCGGAACCGGCGTCGCTTCCGCCGCGTCCGTTCTTTCGCACTCTCACGCCCGGAGAACAACGAATCGAAACGGCCGCACTCAACCGCATCGTCGCCGACCGGAATCCTTCACCACCGGCCGCCGCCGCACGCCTCCGGAGCGAAGGAGAGCTCAAGGCCTCCCTTGCCCGCTTCTTCGCCGGTGCGGAAACTGTCCCTGAAAGCGCCGGCGTTCCGCCCGCGACATCGCGCCGCCATCCCGAAATCGCCGCTGCGGTTGCGTGGCTGGAAACCCGCTTCACGCAGCCGGACGCCCTCGACCGGTTTTATGCCCGCCGCCTCGCCCTGAGCCCGAACCACTTCCGCCTGCTGTTCCGTGCGCAGACAGGCGGCACGGTCCAGCAAATGCTGGCCCGCCTGCGCCTGCGAAAGGCGCGTTATCTGGTGCACGAGACAAACCTGTCGATGAAGGAAATCGCCGCCGCCTCCGGCTTCGACGATCCCCTGTATTTCTCACAGTGTTACCGCCGTTTCTGGGGCACGCCCCCCTCCGCCGACCGGCTCACGACCGGCATGGCATGA
- a CDS encoding heparinase, with translation MKEAEAFAAKRVPALPPELYDDFRTTGRRKPYETPYNQRLERLVAFVVAAGLEEGRGNAERETTGGRFLPMVERELAAILDETTWVMPAHAGKYKNAAEARTYVDLGASRRAWTLATVDRLLGDSLAKATRKRIRDEVRERVLAPYLERVRAGDSQGWWWMTTTNNWNAVCHSGVLGAALLLVEDAGERAEFAAAFEAGTRRFIAGFGDDGFCHEGLGYWNYGFGHYVLGAEALRRATGGKADLLAQDKVRRIAEFGARWQIAGNVYPAFSDVTLSAKPSGWLTDFIAIRFGLGAVAGSADLSGGSLYQRLFDLSLPRTGAGPFSGAHEGGEGLPLRDWFPDGGALIVRRRPAEQGLAAAFKGGNNNQPHNHNDLGSFVVMCDGRRVLTDLGGDTYVKDTFGPKRYTSGVLNSFGHPVPRVAGKLQRTGAAAKGVTVRTDFMDTADTWEIDLTSAYDVPGLERLTRTFVFSRTEGKNGRGWLEITDRVRFRAGTAPQAFGTALILRRGQERSGIDEQNHRFVVREGKAAVRVFYEAENGTVVIREERIHGIVPDRPPVGTRVGIDFTAPVHEAAIRVRIESD, from the coding sequence ATGAAAGAGGCGGAGGCGTTTGCCGCAAAACGCGTGCCCGCACTGCCCCCGGAACTTTACGATGACTTTCGGACGACGGGACGGCGCAAACCTTATGAAACGCCTTACAACCAGCGTCTCGAACGACTGGTCGCGTTTGTCGTGGCGGCAGGCTTGGAAGAGGGGAGGGGGAATGCGGAGAGAGAAACCACGGGCGGGCGTTTCCTGCCGATGGTCGAACGTGAACTGGCGGCGATTCTGGACGAGACGACCTGGGTGATGCCGGCTCATGCGGGTAAGTACAAAAATGCGGCGGAGGCGCGGACCTATGTCGATCTCGGGGCATCCCGGCGAGCCTGGACACTGGCGACTGTCGACCGGTTGCTGGGCGACAGCCTGGCAAAAGCCACAAGAAAACGGATACGCGACGAAGTGCGTGAACGCGTGCTGGCTCCGTATCTGGAGCGTGTGCGCGCCGGTGATTCGCAGGGCTGGTGGTGGATGACCACGACCAACAACTGGAATGCCGTCTGTCACTCGGGCGTGCTCGGGGCGGCGTTGCTGCTGGTCGAAGATGCCGGCGAGCGGGCCGAATTCGCGGCGGCCTTCGAGGCCGGAACACGCCGCTTCATCGCAGGATTCGGGGATGACGGATTTTGTCACGAGGGGCTGGGTTACTGGAATTACGGTTTCGGACATTATGTTTTGGGCGCCGAAGCGTTGCGCCGGGCGACGGGCGGGAAGGCCGATTTGCTGGCACAGGACAAGGTACGCCGGATCGCCGAATTCGGGGCGCGCTGGCAAATCGCGGGCAACGTGTATCCAGCTTTCAGTGATGTCACGCTTTCGGCAAAGCCGTCGGGCTGGTTGACGGATTTTATCGCAATCCGGTTCGGGTTGGGCGCGGTAGCGGGTTCGGCGGACCTGAGCGGGGGTTCGCTTTACCAGAGGTTGTTCGATCTGTCCCTGCCGCGAACGGGAGCCGGTCCGTTTTCGGGCGCGCATGAGGGAGGCGAGGGACTGCCGCTGCGCGACTGGTTCCCCGATGGCGGCGCGCTCATCGTCCGCCGGCGGCCGGCGGAGCAGGGGCTGGCAGCGGCGTTCAAGGGAGGAAACAACAACCAGCCGCACAATCACAACGATCTCGGCTCGTTTGTCGTTATGTGCGACGGACGGCGCGTGCTGACCGACCTCGGTGGCGACACCTACGTCAAGGACACGTTCGGGCCGAAGCGCTACACCAGCGGCGTGCTCAATTCCTTTGGTCATCCCGTGCCTCGCGTGGCCGGCAAGTTGCAGCGAACCGGAGCGGCGGCAAAGGGCGTGACCGTACGAACGGATTTTATGGATACGGCCGATACCTGGGAAATCGATCTGACAAGCGCCTACGATGTTCCCGGACTGGAGCGGCTGACGCGGACTTTTGTGTTCTCGCGGACCGAAGGGAAGAACGGGCGCGGCTGGCTGGAAATCACGGACCGCGTGCGTTTCCGCGCCGGCACGGCCCCGCAGGCATTCGGGACGGCGCTCATCCTCCGCAGGGGCCAGGAGCGGTCAGGCATTGATGAGCAAAATCACCGCTTCGTCGTTCGCGAAGGGAAGGCGGCGGTCAGGGTATTTTACGAAGCGGAAAACGGCACGGTGGTGATCCGGGAGGAACGGATCCATGGCATCGTGCCCGATCGCCCGCCGGTTGGCACGCGCGTGGGCATCGACTTCACGGCGCCGGTGCATGAGGCAGCGATCCGCGTGCGCATCGAGTCCGATTGA
- a CDS encoding N-terminal cleavage protein has translation MVGNVMISRYLPPASSFLSFSRDCAGSRFARRPRSAFTLIELLTVIVIIGILAAIIIPVTVKVRSSARRVQCVSNLRQIGIGIANYVTDNKGILPGATYTSMTCFNNNGHLGQYIWEYMGNPKIDGQGRSPNLACPAWYKPNLSSDARVFGLKNSYAVGGKTSYSFGDSNAGKDADGKWKKPPGAWDQIPSPSRLRALWDIDQMLHPSYTKNPEKPIHGNYRNVLFFDWHVVSMTAGNGTSEEWTALWDNWQWP, from the coding sequence ATGGTGGGAAATGTCATGATTTCCCGTTACCTCCCCCCTGCCTCCTCATTCCTGTCTTTTTCTCGCGATTGCGCCGGTTCGCGTTTCGCTCGTCGTCCACGTTCTGCCTTTACCTTGATCGAGTTGCTGACCGTCATCGTGATCATCGGCATTCTGGCTGCGATCATCATCCCGGTGACGGTAAAAGTACGGTCGTCGGCGCGGCGCGTGCAATGCGTTTCCAATCTCCGCCAGATCGGAATCGGTATCGCCAATTATGTTACAGACAACAAGGGCATTCTCCCCGGAGCGACTTACACAAGCATGACGTGTTTCAACAACAACGGCCATCTTGGCCAATACATTTGGGAATACATGGGGAATCCCAAAATTGACGGCCAAGGACGTTCTCCCAATCTCGCCTGCCCTGCATGGTATAAACCCAACCTGAGTTCAGACGCCCGGGTCTTTGGCTTGAAGAATTCTTACGCGGTGGGGGGCAAAACTAGCTACTCTTTCGGCGATTCAAACGCCGGGAAAGACGCGGACGGTAAATGGAAAAAACCTCCCGGCGCGTGGGATCAGATTCCTTCGCCTTCCCGTCTCCGCGCTCTTTGGGACATCGACCAGATGCTGCATCCCAGCTATACCAAAAACCCCGAGAAGCCGATCCACGGCAACTACCGCAACGTCCTTTTCTTCGACTGGCATGTGGTCAGTATGACCGCCGGCAACGGAACGTCCGAAGAATGGACCGCCTTGTGGGACAACTGGCAATGGCCATAA
- a CDS encoding LacI family transcription regulator, with product MGYAPDPMLSALSAYRSSRRPAAFQGTLAWIVNSSGSHSVRQWKNYHDGAEASARRHGFSMETLDMNSPGMTPARLAQALRARSISGLLLCPQPRARITLDFPWEDFSAVTFGYTLAQPCLHTVVPAQYRNLTRIMRELLRHGYRRIGLVLHDKHDARTDHNYLGAWYAESHFLASRIEPLLFDTWPDYRKPLEAWLRKWHPDAIISGAPHIMSHLASIGMAVPEDIAVACTTLGVFESNDDSAVAGIHEESVHVGEVAADFLVAMMHRGERGIPAHPQRIHVEGTWIEGKTVRPLS from the coding sequence ATGGGCTATGCGCCCGATCCGATGCTCTCGGCGCTTTCGGCCTATCGCAGTTCGCGCCGCCCCGCCGCCTTCCAGGGCACGCTCGCCTGGATCGTCAACTCCTCCGGCAGCCACTCCGTGCGCCAATGGAAAAATTACCACGACGGAGCCGAGGCCAGCGCGCGGCGGCACGGTTTTTCGATGGAGACGCTGGACATGAACTCTCCCGGCATGACCCCCGCCAGGCTGGCGCAGGCCCTGCGCGCGCGCTCCATCTCGGGGCTCCTCCTGTGCCCGCAGCCGCGCGCGCGCATCACGCTCGATTTTCCGTGGGAGGATTTTTCGGCGGTGACATTTGGATACACCCTGGCGCAGCCCTGCCTGCACACCGTGGTGCCCGCCCAGTATCGCAACCTCACGCGCATCATGCGCGAACTCCTGCGCCATGGCTACCGCCGCATCGGCCTGGTGTTGCACGACAAACACGACGCCCGCACCGATCACAACTACCTCGGCGCCTGGTATGCCGAGAGCCATTTTCTGGCCTCGCGGATCGAGCCGTTGCTCTTCGATACGTGGCCCGACTACCGCAAGCCGCTCGAAGCCTGGCTGCGCAAGTGGCATCCCGACGCCATTATCTCCGGCGCCCCGCACATCATGAGCCACCTCGCCAGCATCGGCATGGCCGTGCCGGAGGATATAGCCGTAGCCTGCACCACCCTCGGAGTCTTCGAGAGCAACGATGACTCGGCGGTCGCAGGGATTCACGAGGAGTCCGTTCACGTGGGTGAAGTCGCCGCCGATTTTCTGGTCGCCATGATGCACCGCGGCGAACGCGGCATCCCCGCACATCCCCAGCGCATCCACGTCGAAGGCACCTGGATCGAAGGCAAGACCGTGCGTCCGTTATCCTGA